One segment of Polaribacter huanghezhanensis DNA contains the following:
- the hemH gene encoding ferrochelatase produces MKGVLLINLGSPESTKTKDVRTYLDEFLMDERVIDIPYWKRFLLIKGIILNVRPKKSAAAYKKIWWKEGSPLVVISERFAKKVADNTEIPVALAMRYGTMTIKKGFDELAKKGVDEILIVPLYPHFAMSSTETVLVKAEEVRKQFYPNIKTTEIQSFYNEPRYIKAMSDNIQNHLNGFEYDHILFSYHGIPERHILKTDPTKNHCKIDGSCCEKPSKAHETCYRHQCFETTKEIAKTLNLKEGTYSNSFQSRLLKDPWLKPYTDFEFDRIPKEEGKRKMAVVTPAFVSDCLETLEEIAMEGEKQFFAGGGTDYKHIPCMNDNDDWVQVMNTWIDEWANN; encoded by the coding sequence ATGAAAGGAGTTTTATTAATCAACTTAGGATCACCAGAAAGCACAAAAACGAAAGACGTTCGTACTTATTTAGACGAATTTTTAATGGACGAACGCGTCATTGACATTCCGTATTGGAAACGTTTTTTATTGATCAAAGGAATCATTTTAAACGTACGTCCAAAAAAATCTGCTGCTGCGTATAAAAAAATTTGGTGGAAAGAAGGTTCGCCTTTAGTTGTAATTTCTGAACGTTTTGCAAAAAAAGTTGCTGACAATACAGAAATTCCTGTTGCTTTAGCAATGCGCTACGGAACGATGACAATTAAAAAAGGTTTTGATGAATTGGCTAAAAAAGGAGTTGATGAAATTTTAATTGTGCCTTTGTATCCACACTTTGCAATGTCTTCTACAGAAACCGTTTTGGTAAAAGCAGAAGAAGTTAGAAAGCAATTTTACCCGAATATAAAAACGACAGAAATACAATCGTTTTACAACGAACCGAGATATATTAAAGCGATGTCTGACAACATCCAAAATCATTTAAACGGTTTTGAGTATGATCATATTTTGTTTTCGTATCACGGAATTCCAGAGCGTCATATTTTAAAAACAGATCCAACAAAAAATCATTGTAAAATTGATGGTTCTTGTTGTGAAAAACCATCGAAAGCGCACGAAACTTGTTACCGTCATCAATGTTTTGAAACGACCAAAGAGATTGCAAAAACGTTGAATTTAAAAGAAGGAACGTATAGCAATTCTTTTCAATCTCGCTTATTAAAAGATCCTTGGTTAAAACCATACACAGATTTTGAATTTGATAGAATTCCGAAAGAAGAAGGAAAACGAAAAATGGCAGTGGTTACTCCAGCTTTTGTTTCTGATTGTTTAGAAACTTTAGAGGAAATTGCCATGGAAGGAGAAAAACAATTTTTTGCTGGCGGCGGAACCGATTACAAACACATTCCGTGTATGAACGACAATGATGATTGGGTACAAGTAATGAATACTTGGATTGATGAATGGGCAAATAATTAG
- a CDS encoding CopD family protein, whose product MDFLYVKALHIIFVVTWFAGLFYIIRLFIYHVEAEDKEEPAKEILQTQYKLMAKRLWYIITWPSAVLASFFAFWMLYKNPAYLKMDWMLVKLAFVLALYFYHGACQKIYTQLQNDIIKYSSFKLRIWNEVATIILFAIVFLVTLKSAINWIWGVVGIALFGILLMLGIKLYKNIRAKKDWDTSDEDDALEEEDLED is encoded by the coding sequence ATGGATTTTTTATACGTAAAAGCATTACACATTATTTTTGTAGTCACTTGGTTCGCCGGTTTGTTCTACATTATTCGCTTGTTTATTTATCATGTAGAAGCAGAAGATAAAGAAGAACCAGCAAAAGAAATTTTACAAACTCAATACAAATTGATGGCGAAAAGATTGTGGTACATTATTACGTGGCCATCTGCAGTTTTGGCGAGTTTCTTTGCTTTTTGGATGTTGTATAAAAACCCTGCGTATTTAAAAATGGATTGGATGTTGGTGAAACTGGCTTTTGTTTTAGCATTGTATTTTTATCACGGCGCTTGTCAAAAAATATACACACAATTACAAAACGACATTATTAAATATTCTTCTTTTAAACTGCGAATTTGGAACGAAGTAGCTACTATTATTTTATTTGCAATTGTATTTTTAGTCACTTTAAAAAGTGCTATCAACTGGATTTGGGGAGTTGTTGGAATTGCGCTTTTCGGAATTTTATTAATGCTCGGAATCAAACTCTATAAAAATATTAGAGCTAAAAAAGATTGGGATACTTCTGACGAAGATGATGCATTGGAAGAAGAAGATTTAGAAGACTAA